A stretch of the Nicotiana tabacum cultivar K326 chromosome 6, ASM71507v2, whole genome shotgun sequence genome encodes the following:
- the LOC107815103 gene encoding aspartate carbamoyltransferase, chloroplastic produces MAISSTFSSHVFHGKRLVSPPRMSYSNFGGNNLWLKQPVHCKPTCLLADMSKSQLLLAVELFTKCGNQCIMPTSRGGFQCRALEVKNKSLTMVGSKFQLDDVIEAQQFDRDTLSAIFEVAQEMEKIEKNSMGSEILKGYLMATLFYEPSTRTRLSFESAMKRLGGEVLTTENAREFSSAAKGETLEDSIRTVEGYSDIIVMRHFESGAAKRAAATASIPIINAGDGPGQHPTQALLDVYTIEREIGKLDGIKVALVGDLAYGRTVRSLAYLLAKYQDVKIYFVSPDVVKMKDDIKDYLTSMGVQWEESADLVDVASKCDVVYQTRIQRERFGERVDLYEEARGKYIVDLAVLNAMQKHAVVMHPLPRLDEITVDVDEDPRAAYFRQAKNGLYIRMALLKLLLLGW; encoded by the exons ATGGCTATTTCCTCAACATTTTCTTCACATGTATTCCATGGGAAAAGACTTGTGTCACCTCCGAGAATGAGTTATTCTAACTTTGGAGGCAATAATTTATGGTTAAAGCAACCTGTGCACTGTAAACCTACTTGTTTACTTGCCGACATGTCAAAATCACAGTTGCTACTCGCAGTTGAATTGTTTACAAAGTGCGGAAATCAATGCATTATGCCGACAAGTAGGGGAGGATTCCAATGCAGAGCATTGGAGGTGAAAAATAAGTCTTTAACTATGGTGGGGAGTAAGTTTCAACTTGATGATGTAATTGAAGCTCAGCAGTTTGATAGAGATACTCTCAGTGCCATATTTGAAGTGGCGCAGGAGATGGAGAAAATTGAGAAGAACTCGATGGGAAGCGAGATTCTTAAGGGTTATCTAATGGCCACTCTCTTCTATGAACCCTCAACTAGGACTAGGCTTTCATTTGAATCTGCCATGAAGCGTTTAGGTGGGGAAGTATTGACTACGGAAAATGCTCGCGAATTTTCATCTGCCGCAAAAGGAGAGACGCTTGAAG ATTCAATTAGAACTGTTGAAGGGTACTCTGACATCATTGTTATGAGACATTTTGAAAGTGGTGCTGCTAAAAGAGCTGCAGCCACTGCCAGTATTCCAATTATAAATGCTGGAGATGGCCCTGGACAACACCCAACTCAG GCCCTTTTAGACGTGTATACCATTGAAAGAGAAATAGGAAAACTTGATGGTATTAAAGTTGCTCTTGTTGGTGATTTAGCTTATGGGAGGACAGTTCGTTCACTTGCTTACTTGCTCGCGAAGTACCAAGATGTGAAAATTTACTTTGTGTCCCCTGATGTAGTTAAAATGAAG GATGATATAAAGGATTATTTGACGTCAATGGGGGTTCAGTGGGAAGAAAGTGCTGATCTGGTGGATGTGGCTTCTAAATGTGATGTGGTATATCAAACTCGTATTCAAAGAGAAAGATTTGGAGAGAGGGTTGATTTGTATGAAGAAGCTCGAGGGAAGTATATCGTGGATCTAGCTGTCTTAAATGCTATGCAGAAACATGCAGTAGTGATGCATCCTTTGCCAAGACTTGATGAG ATAACTGTTGATGTGGATGAAGATCCAAGGGCTGCTTATTTCAGACAAGCTAAGAATGGTCTTTATATTCGTATGGCACTTTTGAAGCTTCTACTTCTTGGTTGGTGA